One segment of Acidobacteriota bacterium DNA contains the following:
- a CDS encoding acyltransferase, protein MKRETIEIQKELFGGGRSKVQKYADLIVGSRSLWALVRYELVVMLSANRPGAFGLWLRSKLYPRLLGRCGRNVTFGQGVVLRHPHKIRIGDDVVVDDHVVLDAKGTDNEGIHIGSGVFIGRNTILSCKNGDIVLGDQVNIGFNCEIFSASRVTVGASTLFAAYTYLVGGDHDFAEVGVSVLEQGRSSRGIEVGTDAWLGAGVKVLDGVRIGDHAIIGTGAVVNRDVDDYVIAVGVPARPVRDRRDSGASDSGVRS, encoded by the coding sequence ATGAAGCGCGAGACCATCGAGATCCAGAAGGAGCTCTTCGGCGGCGGCCGGTCGAAGGTCCAGAAATACGCCGACCTCATCGTCGGGTCGCGCTCGCTCTGGGCCCTCGTGCGCTACGAGCTCGTCGTCATGCTCTCCGCCAACCGTCCGGGGGCCTTCGGGCTCTGGCTGCGGAGCAAGCTCTATCCGCGCCTCCTCGGCCGCTGCGGGCGCAACGTGACGTTTGGCCAGGGTGTCGTCCTCCGGCACCCCCACAAGATCCGTATCGGCGACGACGTGGTGGTCGACGATCACGTGGTGCTCGACGCGAAGGGCACCGACAACGAGGGCATCCACATCGGCAGCGGCGTCTTCATCGGCCGCAACACGATTCTGAGCTGCAAGAACGGCGACATCGTGCTCGGCGACCAGGTGAACATCGGCTTCAACTGCGAGATCTTCTCGGCGAGTCGCGTGACCGTCGGCGCGAGCACCCTGTTTGCGGCCTACACCTACCTGGTCGGTGGCGACCACGACTTCGCCGAGGTGGGCGTGAGCGTGCTCGAACAGGGGCGCTCGTCGCGCGGGATCGAGGTCGGCACCGACGCCTGGCTCGGCGCGGGCGTGAAGGTCCTCGACGGTGTGCGCATCGGCGACCACGCCATCATCGGCACCGGCGCCGTGGTGAACCGTGACGTCGACGACTACGTGATCGCGGTGGGCGTGCCCGCCCGCCCCGTCCGCGACCGCCGTGACTCTGGGGCCAGTGACTCTGGGGTCAGGTCTTGA
- a CDS encoding NAD-dependent epimerase/dehydratase family protein yields MTTSPFIPAGSRVLVTGATGFTGSLLVERLMSSGATVRAIARASSDLRPLAGLPIEWFRGDVFDRSTVEAATDGVAFVLHVAAAYRQAGVPDDVYHRVHVESTERLVNAVAGQPGFQRLVLVSTIGVHGHIDGPPADEHAPFNPGDLYQSTKAEAERWLTAEAPARGVPFAIVRPSAIYGPRDTRLLKVFRMAARGVFPMLGHGRTLYHLIHVEDLVDIIQLAAVHPAALGGAVIAGNPEPIPMRRMVEVIGEALGRRVRVVRFPAWPVFAAADLCEAICRPFGLEPPLYRRRVAFFTKDRAFDTRKLRDTLGYRCRYTNEEGLASTARWYAEHGWLRGRPAPAGGVEAR; encoded by the coding sequence ATGACCACGTCACCGTTCATTCCCGCAGGAAGCCGGGTACTCGTCACCGGGGCCACCGGGTTCACCGGATCGCTGCTCGTCGAACGCCTCATGTCGTCCGGCGCGACCGTGCGCGCCATTGCGCGGGCCTCGTCCGACCTCCGCCCGCTGGCCGGCCTCCCCATCGAGTGGTTCCGCGGCGACGTGTTCGATCGGTCGACCGTGGAGGCGGCCACCGACGGGGTCGCCTTCGTGCTGCACGTGGCGGCCGCCTACCGGCAGGCCGGCGTGCCCGACGACGTGTACCACCGCGTACACGTCGAGAGCACCGAGCGTCTCGTCAACGCCGTCGCCGGTCAGCCGGGCTTCCAGCGGCTCGTGCTCGTCTCGACCATCGGCGTGCATGGACACATCGACGGGCCGCCCGCCGACGAGCACGCGCCCTTCAATCCCGGAGATCTCTACCAGTCGACCAAGGCCGAGGCCGAGCGCTGGCTCACCGCCGAAGCCCCTGCGCGTGGCGTGCCATTCGCCATCGTCCGCCCGAGCGCGATCTACGGGCCGCGCGACACGCGGCTGCTCAAGGTGTTCCGGATGGCCGCTCGTGGTGTCTTTCCGATGCTCGGCCACGGGCGGACGCTCTACCATTTGATCCACGTCGAGGATCTCGTCGACATCATCCAGTTGGCGGCGGTGCACCCCGCCGCGCTCGGCGGCGCCGTCATCGCGGGCAACCCCGAGCCGATTCCCATGCGGCGCATGGTCGAGGTCATCGGCGAGGCGCTCGGCCGGCGCGTCCGCGTCGTGCGCTTTCCAGCCTGGCCGGTGTTTGCCGCGGCCGACCTCTGCGAAGCGATCTGCCGCCCGTTCGGGCTCGAGCCCCCGCTCTATCGCCGTCGCGTGGCGTTCTTCACGAAGGACCGCGCCTTCGACACGCGGAAGCTGCGGGACACGCTCGGTTATCGCTGCCGCTACACGAACGAAGAAGGGCTCGCGTCCACCGCCCGGTGGTACGCCGAGCACGGCTGGCTGCGCGGCCGGCCGGCGCCGGCCGGCGGCGTGGAGGCACGATGA